The following nucleotide sequence is from Actinomycetes bacterium.
CGTGGTGGCCAAGGCCGCGACCCTGCTGCGCGCGGCCGGGTTCCGGGTCGTGGTGTCCCGCACAACGAACGGACCGGTGGCCAACCCCGGGCCCGGCGACCTCACCGGAGGGATCTTCACCCCGGCGGGGCTGCACCGGGACGTCGCCGCCCGGGCGACCTGCGCCAACCTGGGCAAGGCGGACGCCCTGGTGTCGGTGCACTACAACGTCGGGGCCAGCCCGAAGAACGCCGGCGTGATGACGGTCTACGACGCTTCTCGGCCGTTCTCCGCGCAGAACCTGCAGCTGGCCACCCTGGTGCAGGACAACATCATCAAGCAGCTGCACGCGCACCCGGACTGGGACGTGCCCGACGTCGGCGTGGTCAAGGACGGCGCCGACGGCAACGCGCTCACCGCGGCGGGCGAGGCGTACGGCCACCTGCTCATCCTGGGCCCGGCCAAGGCCGGGTACTTCGACACGCCCAGCCGGATGCCTGGGGCCCTGGTGGAGCCGCTGTTCCTCACCGACCCGTTCGAGGGAACGCTCGCGGCCAGTCCACCGGGCCAGCTGGCCATCGCCACCGGAATCGCCGACGCCGTCGAGCAGTTCCTGACGCCGTCCGGCTGAGAGTTGTCAGGGTGACGACGAGCTATACATCGTCGTCACTCTGACAGCTCTCGGGAGCCCGGCTCCCGGCCGGCGCGCTGGGCCACGCAGCTGGCCAGCTCGGCGGCCATCCGTCGGCCGCGCTCCCCGTCCGCGGTCTGCATGGCCATCGCCGCCAGCACCGTCCCGTCGGACAGGTCCAGCTGCACCCACGGGTCGCCGCTGCCCAGCCGGACGCCGACCACCTGGGCCCACTCCAGCCGGTGCCGCCGGAACGCGTTGACCACGAGGATCCCGGTGTCGTCCGCGGCCACCCGCACCCGCGCGAACCGGCCGATGAACCAGCCGG
It contains:
- a CDS encoding N-acetylmuramoyl-L-alanine amidase, which encodes MTSWSRERARRLRRTALIAGLATAAVVVVAVMASSAPATQGSAAAAGATPVAEATVPALDPARFATGACLAYAPTHGDRMQTVFLDAGHGGPDPGGVGVTEAGRTLHERDMTLPVVAKAATLLRAAGFRVVVSRTTNGPVANPGPGDLTGGIFTPAGLHRDVAARATCANLGKADALVSVHYNVGASPKNAGVMTVYDASRPFSAQNLQLATLVQDNIIKQLHAHPDWDVPDVGVVKDGADGNALTAAGEAYGHLLILGPAKAGYFDTPSRMPGALVEPLFLTDPFEGTLAASPPGQLAIATGIADAVEQFLTPSG
- a CDS encoding PH domain-containing protein, whose amino-acid sequence is MSACPPLRTVWRPGFARWTAVGVALFATVTLIGIAVLLPIPWSDRIYWLDRALLAALGLFAGWFIGRFARVRVAADDTGILVVNAFRRHRLEWAQVVGVRLGSGDPWVQLDLSDGTVLAAMAMQTADGERGRRMAAELASCVAQRAGREPGSRELSE